Within Desulfurobacterium thermolithotrophum DSM 11699, the genomic segment TTGCTTTTGAGTAGATACTCTTGCATAAATAACTGTTTTCCCTTTCCTTTCTATCCCTTTTAATCCCAATACCTGCTTTACGTGTTCCTCTGTGAATCTGAACTGTCCTGACGGAGTTATGTAAGGTCTCAATTCTCCTCTTTTTACCATTGCTCTAACTGTTTGAGGATGAAGTCCTACTCTCCTTGCAAATTCTGAAGTTCTCATTGTTCCTTTCAACTTGCAACCTCACTAATAAAAACTTATATTCTATAACGAAATATAATGAAAATCTGGATTGTTTTCAAAGAGGATCTTATGGCTCAGTTTATAGATAGAGCAAAAATATTTGTTCAAGGTGGACATGGTGGGAACGGCTGTGTTGCTTTTAGAAGGGAAAAGTTTGTTCCAAAAGGAGGACCTTCAGGTGGGAACGGCGGAAAAGGAGGAGACGTTATCTTAGAAGCAGATAGAAACGTTCATACGCTCCTTGATTTTAAATACAAACGCCACTATAAAGCTGAAAGAGGAAGACACGGAGAAGGAAATAAAAGAACAGGAAGAAGTGGAGAAGATCTGATAATAAAAGTACCCGTAGGAACTGTTGTTAAGGATGCTGAAACGGGAAAAGTTCTTGGAGATTTAAATAAGCATGGTCAAAGGCTTATTGTTGCAAAAGGTGGAAGAGGTGGAAGAGGAAATGCAGAGTTTGCAACTCCCACAAGAAGAACTCCCGACTTTGCTGAACCTGGTGAGCCCGGAGAAGAAAGATGGGTTGAGCTTGAACTAAAACTTCTTGCTGACGTTGGTCTTATCGGATTTCCAAATGCTGGAAAATCAACATTCCTTTCAAGAGTTACAGCAGCAAAGCCTGAAATTGCAGATTATCCGTTTACAACTTTAAGGCCAATTCTTGGAGTTGCTAAGGTTGGAGATTTTTCCTTTGTTGTTGCAGATATTCCAGGTCTTATAGAAGGAGCTCATGCAGGAAAGGGTCTAGGGCATGAGTTTTTGAGACACGTAGAAAGAACAAAGCTACTTTTACATCTCATAGATCTTACAGATATGACAAGAGATCCAAAAGAGGCCTTTGAGAAGATTAATAAGGAACTGGAGCTTTACTCTCTGGAACTTACCCAAAAACCTCAGATAGTTGTAGGAACTAAGATTGATGCATTGACTGATAGAAGTAAAATAGAGGAACTTAAAAACTACTTTGAAAAAAAAGGTTATCCTTTCTTTGCAGTTTCGGCTGTAACTGGCGAAGGAATGAACGAACTTATGTGGTTTGTTTCAAAAAAGCTAAAGGAACTGGAAGTTGAAGATGTTGAGTAATGTTAAAAGAATTGTAGTGAAAGTAGGTTCACAGCTTTTATCTGGGGATGAAGGTATAAATAGAAACTTTATTAAGGAACTTGCTAAGCAAATTTCAATTCTTATTGAGAATGGAAAAGAGGTTGTTCTTGTCAGCTCCGGTGCTGTCCTTGCTGGAATAAAAGCACTTAAGCTTAACAGAAAACCTTTTTCTCTTCAGGAAAAACAGGCTCTTTCTGCTATCGGGCAACCCTACTTAATGGCTGAATATCGAGAAGCTTTTAAATCACACGGAATAGAAATTGCTCAGGTTTTGTTAACTGCCGAAGACTTGAGGTCAAAAGAGCGATTTATAAACGCTAAAAACACCTTAAATGCCCTTATGAAATTCGGAGCTCTCCCCATAGTTAATGAAAACGATACAGTTTCTGTAGAAGAGATAAAGATCGGAGATAACGACAATCTTTCTGCTCACGTTTCTGTTGTTTTCGAAGCAGATCTTCTAATAATGCTTACTATAACAAACGGTCTTTACGACAAAGATCCAAATAAATATTCTAATGCCAAACTGATTCCTATTGTTGAAAATCTGGAGGAGCTTAAAAAAATCTGTGATTTCTCGGGAAAAACTAATTTTGGTACAGGTGGAATGTGGACAAAGGTTGAAGCAGCAGCCAAAGCTTCTAAAAAGGGAATTCCGGTCATAATAGCCGGCGGTAAGGAAAAAGACGTTATTTTAAGGATTCTCAAAGGAGAAAAGATTGGAACCTTTTTCATGCCCGCAAAAAAACTTAAAGCCAAAACGTACAGAATTCTCTATTTGATGAAGCCAACGGGTAAACTCTACATAGATGAAGGAGCTGTTAAAGCAATAGTTGAAAACGGTAAAAGTCTCCTTTCAAGAGGAATTAAAAAAGTAGAAGGAAGTTTTAGAAAAGGGGATGCCATAGAGATTTTTGACACTTACGGCAATCTCATTGGAAAAGGAATAGTAAGGTGCAATTCAGATGAGATTGGTTCTTTTAGAAAAACATGTGTACACAGAGATGATCTGGTGATTTTGAAAGAGAACTAAATTTATCACCTATCTAGAACGTGCGTTGGAAGAAC encodes:
- the obgE gene encoding GTPase ObgE, coding for MAQFIDRAKIFVQGGHGGNGCVAFRREKFVPKGGPSGGNGGKGGDVILEADRNVHTLLDFKYKRHYKAERGRHGEGNKRTGRSGEDLIIKVPVGTVVKDAETGKVLGDLNKHGQRLIVAKGGRGGRGNAEFATPTRRTPDFAEPGEPGEERWVELELKLLADVGLIGFPNAGKSTFLSRVTAAKPEIADYPFTTLRPILGVAKVGDFSFVVADIPGLIEGAHAGKGLGHEFLRHVERTKLLLHLIDLTDMTRDPKEAFEKINKELELYSLELTQKPQIVVGTKIDALTDRSKIEELKNYFEKKGYPFFAVSAVTGEGMNELMWFVSKKLKELEVEDVE
- the proB gene encoding glutamate 5-kinase, which translates into the protein MLSNVKRIVVKVGSQLLSGDEGINRNFIKELAKQISILIENGKEVVLVSSGAVLAGIKALKLNRKPFSLQEKQALSAIGQPYLMAEYREAFKSHGIEIAQVLLTAEDLRSKERFINAKNTLNALMKFGALPIVNENDTVSVEEIKIGDNDNLSAHVSVVFEADLLIMLTITNGLYDKDPNKYSNAKLIPIVENLEELKKICDFSGKTNFGTGGMWTKVEAAAKASKKGIPVIIAGGKEKDVILRILKGEKIGTFFMPAKKLKAKTYRILYLMKPTGKLYIDEGAVKAIVENGKSLLSRGIKKVEGSFRKGDAIEIFDTYGNLIGKGIVRCNSDEIGSFRKTCVHRDDLVILKEN